The following DNA comes from Bacteroidota bacterium.
AGGCATCTTATTGTGAACCTAATTATCCTTCTAATGAAAAAATCAATAATCTTCTTAAGCATCTTTATTATTTCAACGATTGTAATGAATGCTCAAAATGTAGCTCAAACAGGTAAAAAAGTTAAAGATCAAAAAGTGTCTTCGGATTATGACCGAAACTCAATGACCTTTTATTATCTGGATTTTAATGAAAATCACAGCGATTTGGTAAAACAAAAATTTTCGTCATTTGTAGTACCTGATAAATTCTATGATAATACTTTGGATGTAAAAATCCTGAAAGTGCTAAAAGACAGAGCTTCAATAACCACCACTTCGGTATTTGCGAAACAAATTAACACGGCCAGTCTGGATGATGTGTTAACTGAAAACAAAACCGGACAAAAATTGATTTCGAAATGGTTTAGCCGCACCAATGGACAGTTTGGCGTTGACCTGCTAAAAGAAAGAGGAATGTATAATGCTACTGATGCAGATTATGTGGTTGCTCAGGCATCGAAGAGGGGCAAGGCAGCATTGATGGATATGGGAATGAACCTGGTAGATAAATCGTTTGTTTTGATGTTTGATTTTTCAAATGTCATGACCATGAATGAATACTATGAAAAGAACAAAACAGAAGCTAAGAACCGCACCAGCAATGGTTTTATGGCCGATGTTACAGGGTACTTGTATAAACTGGATTTTAACGATTCTGTCGCTGCGGTATTTTTTCAGGATTATTGGATTGGTGAAAATGACCCAAATCGTGAATCAAAAATAAAAGCTTTCGAATCAACTTCTTTCCCGCTGAAGTTGGTATCCACTTTCACACAGCCGCTTTCTGCATCTCAATTCAATCCCGGACAAAAGCTGGCCCCTAAAACACAAAAAAGCAGCGATCAACTTATGCAGGATTTGGTGAATTCAGGAATGAATGGGATCATCACGAAAATAGAGAATAAGTTCGATGAATTCAGGGTAAAAGCATTTGTAACCGGAGTGAGGCCCATCACCTCGAAAATTGGAAGAAAGGAAGGTTTGAAGTTTGATCAGCGATATTTTGTATACGAAAATATTCAAACCAATAGTGGCGAAACTATTACAAAAAGAAAAGGTGTTGTTAAGGCAATAAAAATTTCGGATAATAGAGACATCACCAGTGGCGAAACCCAACCCTCTCAATTCTATCAAACCTCAGGATGGAAAATTGATAATTACGGAATGTTCATGGAACAAAAAAATGCAGTAGGAATCAACCTCTTTCTAGGATTGACCAATACAGAATTTACCGGTTTTGCAGGTCGTGCCGAGTTTTATATATCAACACTGATTTATGAAGGAGCGGTGAAGAAAGGCAGATCAGGCTTGCTAAGTTCGCTTCATCTCTATATAGAGGGAGGATATGATACGCAGGAAAACCTGAATACGGAATATAATTTCTTAAAACTTAGCGCCGGTTTTGGAAAAGAATTATATCCAATTCCAAACTTCCATATTGCCCCATTTGTTGGATATGGATTGGAAAAAGCTAATTGGGATAATGCAGCAGATAACAAAATATCGAGCCAGTTTGTGGAAGGCGGGGTACGTGCAGGGATAAACGCTACTTATAATATCCAGCTAGTAGGATCCGTTAATTACAAATTTGTTCTTTTCTCCGAGGAACAAGATAAGGATGGAACCAAAGTTATGGATATAACTTACGACGATACATTCCCAGATCGGGGCGGAATAGGGTATTCATTTGGAATTCGATTTATGTTTTAATATAAAACCAAAGAATTATGAACCAGAAAATGATTAATCTAAGTATTGTTTTTGTTTTTATATTTTCGTTGAGCATGAGTGCTCAAACAAAAAAACAAAAGAAAATGGCCGGTTATTTAATAACCAACTATGAAGTGGAATGTATGGGTACAGGAATGGATGGCACCCAATTGGTAAAAATCTGGGGTTTTGGAAATAAACCTGAAAAAGCAGTTTATCAAGCTAAAAAAAATGCAGTTCATGCAATCATGTTTAAAGGCATATTAGCGGGCAAGCCCGGATGTATGCAGCGTCCGTTGATTAGCGATCCGGCTGCAACCGAAAAACACAGCGAATATTTCGACCTCTTTTTTGAAGATGGCGGAAGGTATTTGCAATTTGTTTCGGAAACCGGAGATGGAACCATGGACAGAATTAAAGTTTCCAAGAAGGATTACAAAGTAGGAATTGTGGTTTCAATCAGGCATTCAGCTTTAAGAACGGAGTTAGAAACTGCCGGGATCATTAAAAAATTAGGAACCGGATTTTAAAACTTAAAACGTATGAAATAGCCATGAGAAATAAATTTTCACACAAACCAAGGATGATTATTTCATGGCGTATTCCCTGTCTGCCGACAGGCAGGCATCTAACCGAATTAATAAATTATAAAAAAATAAACAGATGAAAAGGATATTCTTTTTACTTCTCATGGTTATAATCACCATAAGCGTCTTTTCTCAGGCTAAAAAACCTACTATCATGATTGTTCCCAGCGACAACTGGTGTATCAAAAATGGCTATTCAATTACACGCGACATCATGGGAAGTGCACGAACTTTTCCGGATTATCGGATGGCCCTCCAACAAGAAACTGATCTGCTTCTGGTTATCGGAAAGATCAACACATTGATGGCTGATCGTAGTTTTCCGTTGAAAAACCTGGAAAGTGTTATGAACACCATTGAAACCCAAGGTGCTGAGCTTAGTATGCTGACAAGCAATTCGGGAAGTGATATTGCCGAAACTCCTATTGATGTCTTAAAAAGGACAGCAAATGCCGATATCATCATTCAATTGAACTATGTTATAAATCAAAGCGGTCCGAAACGATCCATCACCTTCATGCTTCAAGGGATCGATGCTTATACCAATAAGCAAATTGCCGGAGCCCAGGGTACAGGCGAGCCTTCTTTTGCAAGTGAAACAGCAATTTTACTTGAAGAAGCCGTTCTCGCGCATCTGGATAATTTTAATGCAAGATTACAGGATCACTTTAATGATTTGCTGACCAATGGACGTGAAATTGTTTTTCAGGCAAGGGTTTGGGATAGTTCCCCATTTAATTTAGAAGAGGAATTTGATTGGAATGGTGAAACTTTGGAATTGGGTGAGATCATTGAAGATTGGGTATCAGCCAATACCGTTGAAGGCAGGTTCAATACCTCAAATTATACCGAAAATCAAATCTTATTCGAACAGGTAAGAATCGCTTTATATGATGATCGTAACCGTGCACAGGATACCCGAAGATGGATCAGGGATTTGAGAACACTTATAGGCAATCCTCCATTTTCATCCCCTGCCAAGATTTATACCCGTGGTTTGGGTGAAATTTGGCTGATTATCGGTGAAAAATAACATTTTTAATCATTTAAACTTTTAAAGATGAAAAAGATACTTGTTTTATTGATGTTGCTGCCAATCATTGCTTTTTCGCAAAACAATTATGGTTCGGCCAACGATCAGGACCGGATTGCATTAACGGTAATTATTCCTCCCGGAGTTGATGGAATTCCGGAGCATGCCAGAAGTTTGCTGCAAAATAAGCTTGACCAGGTTGCTTCACAAAATGGGCTTGGTGGAATTTCCGGAAGTCCAAGATTTGCACTTACGGCTAAAATGTCGGTGATGACAAAAGATATCACCCCAACCCAACCCCCGATGGAAGCCTATACTTATGGTATCTATTTGTATATCGTCGATATTGTGGAGCAAACCATTGTTTCGTCTACTTCAATTATAACGAAAGGGGCGGGGACCAATGCGAACAAAGCTTATACCAATGGGCTTAAACCTATCAATCTGAATAATAAAGAAGTTAAAGATTTTATGCAGGATGGTAAGCGTAAAATCATTGAGTATTATAATTCAAAATGTGATTTTATTATTTCCAGAGCGAAATCATTGGCTTCTCAAAATCAGTTTGGACAATCACTTGCCTTGTTATCTTCTGTTCCGGATGTTTGCAAGGATTGCTATATGAAGTGTATGGATGAAATAGGCCCCATTTATCAGGATTATATCAATCACGACTGTGAAGCCTATGTAAACATTGCTTCAGGATTGTTTGCCGCGAATCCAAATACTACAGGTGCCGTTGATGCAACTGCCGTGCTTTCATTGATCGATCCTGATTCTGATTGTTTCAAAAAATCGGGTACGCTCATCTCGAAAATTGAAAAGAAAATGAGAGAAGACGAAAAACGTGATTGGAAATTTATGGAAAGGGTTTGGGGCGATAATGTGAAACTTGAAGCAATGAGAATTAAAGCTTATCGGGATGTCGGAGTTGCATTTGGACAAGGACAGCAACCTACTTATCAAAATATTTTGTGGGTATTTTAAGCCCTAAAAACAAATGAACCGGAGCTTTTTTCTCCGGTTTTTTTGTTTTGGAATCTATCTTTTATGGGTTAATGGATGCGCAAAACGGATAACATCTTCAGGAGTGATTACCTTATCGCATAAAATAGCCAATCGTTCTAAAACATTCCTGAATTCACGGATATTGCCGGTCCATTCAATTTTTTGAAGTTCTACGATGGCTTCATCACTAATCTGCATGATTGCTTTTCCTGCCTGCGAGCTGATGTCTTCAAGAAAATGATTTGCCAATATTGGGATATCTTCTTTACGCTCTCTTAATGGTGGAACCCTGATTAAAATAACACTCAAACGATGATAGAGATCTTCACGGAATCTTTTATTTTCAATTTCTTCGTTCAAATCCTTATTTGTTGCTGCAATAACCCGCACATCAACCGTTATGTCTTTTTCTCCGCCAACGCGCATGATTTTATTCTCCTGCAAAGCCCTTAATACTTTTGCCTGGGCAGAGAGACTCATATCACCAATTTCGTCGAGAAACAAGGTGCCACCATGAGCAAGTTCGAAATTTCCTTTACGTTGTTTAATGGCAGAGGTGAATGAACCTTTTTCGTGTCCGAATAGGTTACTTTCGATTAGTTCACTAGGGATAGCCGCGCAATTTACTTCTACAAAAGGAGATTTTGCTCTTTTGCTTTTTTCGTGAAGTGCACGAGCCACCAATTCTTTTCCTGTTCCATTTTCACCGGTAATTAAAACACGGGCATTCGTTGGTGCCACCTTTTCAATCATTTCTTTAACCTGCGTGAGAGCCTCAGATTCTCCGATCATATCCCATTTCCTGCCAACTTGCTTCTTTAGTACTTTTGTTTCGCTAATGAGCTTGGATTTGTCCATGGCATTGCGAATGGTTACCAGTAACCGATTCAAATCAGGAGGTTTTGAAATATAGTCGTATGCGCCTTTTTTAATGGCTTCAACAGCAGTATCAATGGTGCCGTGACCGGAGATCATAATGATAGGAGTATCCGTTAATTCGAGGGTTTTTGTTAAAACTTCCATGCCATCCATGTGTGGCATTTTGATGTCACAGAGAATAACATCATATTCATTTTGACTTATTTTTTCAAATCCAATTACACCGTCTTCAGCATCATCAATGAGGTATTTTTCGCTTTCAAGTATATCCCGTAGGGTGTTTCTGATGCTGCGTTCGTCGTCGATTATAAGTATTCTGGCCATGATAAAATTTAAATGTATTCAAAGATAAGCATTAATCAGCAGTAGGTTTATTCGTGAAACTAAATTTTTATAAGTGCTAGCGTTATAAAAATTCTAAGTTAAA
Coding sequences within:
- a CDS encoding sigma-54 dependent transcriptional regulator; protein product: MARILIIDDERSIRNTLRDILESEKYLIDDAEDGVIGFEKISQNEYDVILCDIKMPHMDGMEVLTKTLELTDTPIIMISGHGTIDTAVEAIKKGAYDYISKPPDLNRLLVTIRNAMDKSKLISETKVLKKQVGRKWDMIGESEALTQVKEMIEKVAPTNARVLITGENGTGKELVARALHEKSKRAKSPFVEVNCAAIPSELIESNLFGHEKGSFTSAIKQRKGNFELAHGGTLFLDEIGDMSLSAQAKVLRALQENKIMRVGGEKDITVDVRVIAATNKDLNEEIENKRFREDLYHRLSVILIRVPPLRERKEDIPILANHFLEDISSQAGKAIMQISDEAIVELQKIEWTGNIREFRNVLERLAILCDKVITPEDVIRFAHPLTHKR